The proteins below are encoded in one region of Paenibacillus albus:
- a CDS encoding ABC transporter ATP-binding protein: MLSFVSRLKWFFKERWLYYAVAISLMTIVSLLQTVPPKMIGNTVDRIRSGNLTASQLSSTVLLLLGLSLLLYVLVFIWITTLYGNSVLIEKLLRGRFLAHLTRMTPSFFQRNNTGQLMALATNDILAIGNTAGYGVMTLVNTVVGASVVIITMVSLIDYKLMIAALLPLPLLAVVISKLGKRVRTRFLAAQDAFGTMNNHALESISGIRVIRSYVQEHHDLTAFDSVTTDVLERNREVSSLNALFQPLISIIVGISYTIGIGYGSYLVFHKEITLGQLISFNIYLGMLIWPMISFGEFINVLQRGSASADRLQTAFDEQPDLADPARPASVARPERIEMKGLTFTYPAANQPSLRDVKFQLERGQTLGIVGRTGSGKSTLLKQLLRQYPLEANRLFISGVPIEQIAIDRVKSWIGYVPQEHLLLSKSISDNIALGKPDASEEEIRRAVEMASFTSDIAGMPEGLGTIVGENGVMLSGGQKQRLAIARALLIDSEILMLDDSLSAVDARTESEILHNIRQNRAGKTTLISTHRLSAVSHADWILVLDEGRVIEEGTHEELMFFGGWYKQQWDRQQMEASLEE; the protein is encoded by the coding sequence GTGTTGTCTTTCGTATCACGGCTTAAATGGTTTTTCAAAGAGAGATGGCTGTACTATGCGGTAGCGATAAGTCTAATGACAATCGTGAGCCTGCTGCAGACCGTCCCGCCAAAAATGATCGGGAATACCGTTGACCGCATCCGCAGCGGGAACCTTACAGCATCGCAATTAAGCAGCACAGTACTGCTGCTGCTAGGCTTATCTTTGTTATTATATGTGCTCGTCTTTATCTGGATAACTACGCTGTACGGCAATTCTGTACTGATCGAGAAGCTGCTTCGCGGGCGGTTTCTGGCGCATCTCACACGGATGACGCCGTCGTTCTTCCAGCGCAACAATACCGGGCAGTTGATGGCGCTTGCGACTAATGATATTCTCGCAATCGGTAACACGGCCGGCTATGGGGTTATGACACTCGTGAACACCGTAGTCGGTGCTTCCGTCGTTATTATCACGATGGTATCCTTGATCGATTATAAGCTGATGATCGCTGCACTCCTTCCGCTGCCGCTTCTCGCCGTCGTGATCAGCAAGCTCGGCAAGCGTGTTCGGACTCGATTCCTTGCGGCGCAGGATGCGTTCGGTACGATGAACAACCACGCGCTGGAATCCATCTCCGGTATTCGCGTCATCCGTTCTTATGTGCAGGAGCATCATGACTTAACTGCATTCGATAGCGTGACGACCGATGTGCTGGAGCGGAACCGGGAAGTATCGAGTCTGAATGCGCTGTTCCAGCCGCTTATCTCGATTATTGTCGGCATCAGCTATACGATCGGTATCGGCTACGGCTCCTACCTGGTGTTTCACAAAGAGATTACGCTCGGACAGTTAATCTCGTTTAATATTTATTTAGGGATGTTAATCTGGCCGATGATTTCCTTCGGTGAGTTCATTAACGTGCTTCAACGTGGCAGCGCTTCCGCGGACCGGCTGCAGACTGCGTTCGATGAGCAGCCGGATCTTGCGGATCCAGCGAGGCCTGCTTCAGTGGCTCGCCCTGAACGGATTGAGATGAAAGGACTGACGTTCACCTATCCGGCGGCTAACCAGCCAAGTCTTAGGGATGTTAAATTCCAGCTGGAGCGCGGGCAGACGCTTGGCATTGTCGGTCGTACAGGAAGTGGGAAGAGTACGCTTCTGAAGCAGCTCCTCAGGCAGTATCCGTTAGAAGCGAATCGGCTGTTTATTTCGGGTGTGCCGATTGAACAGATCGCGATTGATCGCGTGAAAAGCTGGATTGGCTACGTGCCGCAGGAGCATCTTCTGTTATCCAAGTCGATCAGCGACAACATCGCGCTCGGCAAGCCGGATGCCTCCGAAGAAGAAATCCGGAGGGCGGTCGAAATGGCCTCGTTCACCTCGGACATCGCGGGCATGCCGGAAGGGCTCGGCACGATCGTCGGCGAGAATGGCGTCATGCTCTCCGGCGGTCAGAAGCAGCGGCTTGCGATTGCGCGAGCACTGTTAATCGACTCGGAGATATTGATGCTCGATGATTCGTTGTCAGCGGTAGATGCGCGGACGGAGAGTGAGATCCTGCACAACATTAGGCAGAATCGTGCGGGTAAGACGACATTGATCTCGACGCACCGGCTGTCTGCGGTCAGCCATGCGGATTGGATTCTCGTGCTCGATGAAGGTCGTGTCATTGAAGAGGGTACGCACGAGGAGCTCATGTTCTTCGGCGGATGGTATAAGCAGCAATGGGATCGGCAGCAGATGGAAGCGAGCTTGGAAGAGTAA
- a CDS encoding SDR family oxidoreductase, translating to MTSNGRTSTQRIALVTGASGGMGRATAALLAAEHGMKVYLLVRNKEKGQAAVDEVNRKSGRHDAELLLCDLASLASIRAAAAELTGRTSRLDVLVNNAGVITLRREETKDGFERQLGVNHLGHFLLTGLLLPLLRQSDAARIVNVSSGAHKIGKMNYEDPGMKRDFAVWRAYSRSKLANIWFTKELARLLEGTGIPVYALHPGVVSTDIGVNRETGFGKLVHQLMRPFFQTAEEGSGTAVYLASSEQVSGKSGDYFYKKKPIAVTELADSVEAAGRFWSWSEGVVGFRYDI from the coding sequence ATGACGAGTAACGGCCGCACGAGCACGCAGCGAATCGCACTAGTAACAGGAGCAAGCGGAGGGATGGGCCGCGCGACCGCCGCGCTGCTCGCCGCCGAGCATGGCATGAAGGTCTACCTGCTGGTTCGAAACAAGGAGAAAGGGCAGGCCGCTGTTGATGAAGTGAATCGCAAGTCCGGGCGGCACGATGCCGAGCTGCTCCTATGCGACCTTGCTTCTCTGGCAAGCATCCGTGCTGCGGCTGCTGAGCTTACTGGCCGGACAAGCCGGCTCGACGTGCTCGTTAACAATGCAGGCGTCATTACGCTGCGAAGGGAAGAGACGAAAGATGGCTTCGAGCGGCAGCTTGGCGTGAACCATCTGGGTCATTTTTTGCTGACAGGGCTGCTGCTGCCACTGCTGCGGCAAAGTGATGCGGCGCGAATTGTTAATGTATCTTCCGGTGCGCATAAGATTGGGAAGATGAATTATGAGGACCCTGGCATGAAGCGGGATTTTGCAGTGTGGCGAGCGTACAGCAGGTCGAAGCTGGCGAATATTTGGTTCACCAAGGAGCTGGCAAGACTTCTTGAAGGAACAGGGATTCCGGTCTATGCGCTTCATCCCGGCGTCGTCTCCACCGATATTGGCGTGAATCGCGAAACCGGCTTTGGCAAGCTTGTCCATCAGCTCATGCGTCCATTCTTCCAGACGGCAGAAGAAGGTTCCGGGACGGCGGTGTACTTAGCCAGTTCAGAGCAAGTCAGCGGCAAATCCGGTGATTATTTCTACAAGAAGAAGCCGATTGCAGTGACGGAGCTGGCCGATTCCGTTGAGGCGGCGGGCCGTTTCTGGAGCTGGAGCGAGGGAGTCGTAGGTTTTCGGTACGATATTTAA
- a CDS encoding LLM class flavin-dependent oxidoreductase yields the protein MTNPIQVPLSVLDLAPVIEGATPADAFRNTLELAQHAEQLGYNRYWLAEHHNMAGIASSATSVVIGYVAGGTKRIRVGSGGIMLPNHAPLVIAEQFGTLESMFPGRIDLGLGRAPGSDQTTARALRRDLATHGQEFPELLAELRAFFHPPADEYRPVRATPGEGVDVPIWLLGSSGFSAKLAGELGLPFSFASHFAPEYLMPAIHLYRSVFQPSEALAKPYIMVGVNIVAAETDEEARFLATSQQQQFLSLIRGRPGKLKPPIDNMDELWMPHERDALQSKFKYSIAGSKSTVEARLQEILRETMADELIVTSQIYDHATRLRSYEIIAEAAGLQHS from the coding sequence ATGACTAATCCTATACAGGTTCCACTCTCCGTCTTGGATCTTGCACCCGTTATTGAAGGCGCAACGCCGGCGGATGCATTCCGCAATACCCTTGAGCTCGCGCAGCATGCAGAGCAGCTAGGCTATAATCGCTACTGGCTGGCGGAGCATCACAATATGGCGGGCATCGCCAGCTCCGCCACTTCCGTTGTCATCGGCTACGTGGCCGGCGGCACGAAACGCATCCGCGTCGGCTCGGGCGGTATTATGCTGCCGAACCATGCGCCGCTTGTCATCGCCGAGCAGTTCGGTACCTTGGAGTCGATGTTCCCAGGCCGCATCGACCTTGGCCTTGGCCGCGCTCCAGGCTCCGACCAGACGACGGCGCGCGCGCTGCGGCGCGATCTCGCGACGCACGGGCAGGAATTCCCCGAGCTGCTCGCCGAGCTCCGCGCTTTCTTCCATCCGCCGGCGGATGAATATCGCCCTGTGCGGGCGACGCCTGGCGAAGGCGTCGATGTGCCGATCTGGCTGCTCGGCTCCAGCGGCTTCAGCGCGAAGCTGGCCGGCGAGCTCGGGCTGCCGTTCTCGTTCGCGAGCCACTTTGCGCCGGAGTACTTGATGCCGGCGATTCATCTGTACCGCAGCGTCTTCCAGCCGTCCGAAGCGCTCGCGAAGCCGTACATTATGGTCGGCGTGAACATCGTCGCCGCCGAAACCGATGAAGAAGCGCGCTTCCTCGCGACCTCGCAGCAGCAGCAGTTCCTCAGCCTCATCCGCGGTCGCCCCGGCAAGCTGAAGCCGCCGATCGACAACATGGATGAGCTATGGATGCCGCATGAACGGGACGCTCTGCAGTCCAAGTTCAAGTACTCCATCGCCGGCAGCAAGAGCACCGTCGAAGCGCGGCTGCAGGAGATTCTGCGCGAGACGATGGCAGACGAGCTCATCGTCACTTCGCAGATTTACGACCATGCGACTCGTCTGCGGTCATATGAGATTATTGCGGAAGCTGCCGGATTGCAGCACAGCTAA
- a CDS encoding phosphotransferase family protein, with protein sequence MKELILPDGTLDASRIWRRETLYTGMNGKSVERVYLSPEYTVIYKPLTNESQLGQEGWVYEHILQGMAFPPIYPQLLAASGVAAGEQSWQLFEDLGALTHSFEEEAALELIDHIAWWHSLPVQHLIEQPLLGPKPHIEDIAKQVLNRRDELTETLAEQMSNPQALIKQLEALTHNSSLTTYWTRDVLSHGDLHLGNYVRVQGVVRVLDWEHAHLNSRYWDVYHAIDLSHPDFPKTMSTPVRERLLDRYLEQAAEHGTQLNARHFKQGYYLFASLFSLWMLLLIAGDLKRLAGVDGKWTIRQLTSQLEETLDSLWQCAQTLGEGELLKNDE encoded by the coding sequence ATGAAGGAGCTTATTTTGCCGGACGGCACGCTGGATGCGAGCCGCATATGGCGCAGAGAAACATTATACACAGGGATGAACGGCAAAAGCGTAGAGAGAGTCTACCTTTCGCCGGAGTACACCGTGATCTATAAACCGCTCACGAACGAGAGTCAGCTGGGACAAGAGGGCTGGGTGTATGAGCATATTTTGCAGGGAATGGCCTTTCCTCCGATCTACCCGCAGCTGCTTGCGGCTTCAGGGGTAGCCGCTGGCGAGCAAAGCTGGCAGCTGTTCGAAGACTTGGGCGCGCTTACACACAGCTTCGAGGAGGAAGCGGCGCTTGAACTGATTGACCACATCGCTTGGTGGCACTCGCTGCCCGTGCAACACCTCATTGAACAGCCACTGCTTGGCCCAAAGCCGCATATCGAGGACATCGCCAAACAGGTGCTGAACAGGCGCGACGAGCTAACGGAAACATTAGCGGAGCAAATGTCCAATCCGCAAGCCTTGATTAAACAGCTTGAAGCACTGACACACAATAGCTCGCTGACAACCTACTGGACTCGAGACGTACTCTCTCACGGCGATTTGCACCTTGGCAACTATGTGCGAGTACAAGGCGTCGTCCGCGTGCTCGATTGGGAGCATGCTCATCTGAACAGTCGTTACTGGGATGTATACCACGCGATTGACTTGTCACATCCGGATTTCCCGAAAACAATGAGCACCCCGGTTCGCGAACGATTACTGGATCGCTACCTGGAGCAGGCGGCTGAACATGGAACGCAGCTGAACGCACGACATTTTAAACAAGGCTATTACCTATTCGCCTCACTTTTCTCGCTATGGATGCTGCTATTGATCGCTGGCGACCTGAAGCGGCTGGCAGGTGTTGATGGCAAATGGACGATCCGGCAGCTCACGTCGCAGCTGGAGGAAACGCTGGACAGCTTATGGCAATGCGCTCAAACATTGGGTGAAGGGGAGTTGCTGAAAAATGACGAGTAA
- a CDS encoding AraC family transcriptional regulator yields the protein MSSTIEDLLMDKASSADCGTIVYSPGGQYGPRYQQDLQLVLLHTGHLNVTIDDTSHTVTPGNVVLLKPGHLEFFEFAHDQETWHRWINVRVPEFSEEYEQQLGDLPFIIPISAELNKLTDLMLDMKPGATTESPQMRCIGLAALYQFSHENKRENRATGLHASVAKAKNVIHDRYAEDWTLSGLAEQVNVTPEHLIRLFHTHENTTPMKYLWHYRVRQAAEMLHTTGDSVTEIALRCGFKSPIHFSRCLKQRTGKSPTEIRRDSWQPK from the coding sequence ATGAGCAGTACCATTGAAGACTTACTCATGGACAAAGCGAGCAGCGCAGATTGCGGTACGATTGTGTACTCGCCGGGCGGACAGTATGGGCCGCGTTATCAGCAGGACCTGCAGCTCGTGCTGCTTCACACCGGGCATCTGAACGTCACCATCGATGATACGAGTCATACGGTAACTCCGGGAAATGTCGTACTGCTAAAGCCGGGGCACCTCGAGTTCTTCGAATTCGCACATGACCAAGAGACTTGGCATCGCTGGATTAATGTCAGAGTTCCAGAGTTCTCCGAGGAGTATGAGCAGCAGCTTGGCGACCTTCCGTTCATCATACCAATCTCGGCAGAGCTAAACAAGCTGACGGACCTGATGCTAGACATGAAGCCGGGCGCAACTACAGAGAGTCCGCAGATGCGCTGTATCGGGCTGGCCGCGCTCTATCAGTTCTCTCACGAGAATAAGCGGGAGAATCGGGCAACAGGGCTGCATGCATCGGTAGCGAAGGCCAAGAACGTCATTCACGATCGGTATGCGGAGGATTGGACATTGAGTGGGCTGGCGGAGCAGGTGAATGTTACGCCGGAGCACCTCATCCGGTTATTTCATACCCATGAGAACACGACTCCGATGAAATACTTATGGCATTATCGCGTGCGCCAAGCCGCCGAAATGCTGCATACGACAGGCGATTCCGTGACGGAAATCGCGCTGCGCTGCGGCTTCAAGTCGCCGATTCATTTCTCCAGATGCTTGAAGCAGCGTACAGGCAAATCGCCTACAGAGATTCGAAGAGATTCGTGGCAGCCGAAGTGA
- a CDS encoding NUDIX hydrolase — protein MQGYNCLMVYNPEMDRLLMCRRLKDPYKGLSNLVGGKIEPGEAGMDGAYRELEEETGIRAEDIVLHHIMDFKYYLQDCYVEVYAGRLKRPVTVEGDENELYWSDLDHDFFDMSLYAGEGNIGHMIEQVNMSRALLVDGSNHSTVSQD, from the coding sequence GTGCAAGGCTATAACTGTTTGATGGTATACAATCCGGAGATGGATCGGCTGCTCATGTGCAGGAGGCTGAAGGATCCGTACAAAGGGCTGAGCAACCTCGTCGGCGGCAAAATCGAACCAGGGGAAGCAGGCATGGACGGAGCCTACCGAGAGCTCGAAGAAGAGACGGGCATTCGCGCGGAAGATATCGTGCTGCATCATATCATGGATTTCAAGTATTACTTGCAGGATTGCTACGTGGAGGTTTACGCTGGCCGATTGAAGCGTCCCGTCACCGTAGAGGGCGACGAGAATGAGCTGTATTGGTCCGATCTGGACCATGATTTCTTCGACATGTCTCTCTATGCCGGGGAAGGAAATATTGGGCATATGATCGAGCAGGTGAACATGAGTAGGGCGCTGCTTGTGGATGGGAGCAACCATAGTACGGTGAGCCAGGACTGA
- a CDS encoding ABC transporter ATP-binding protein, with amino-acid sequence MNQSTTRRLLGYALVYKYRIIAALLILCCAVGAELAGPFITKTIIDKHLSIKENDLPAVLRLLGLYLGLLVTAGVCNFTQSYLLQITALRIIKNMRMDLMRHIGRIPLRYFDNTPIGQVVSRIANDTEAVRDLFMSFMATFVVSAVQLTGIFTALFILDARLALFALLLPPLFAVIMYIHLKYSKIFITIMRARLSDMNAMINESIVVMPIIQAFRREKITLDEFEVLNEDRYVNQVKQFRVFSLSSRNIVGTIGSLVTAGVVWYFGGRSLETGIEFGVFYAFIDYLGRVFLPIIGIFDQLTNAQRAFVSAEKVFAIMDLEGSEVDDASGEGRPEGVVKFDGVTFAYKEGENVLKNISFEARKGETVALVGHTGSGKSSIMNLLLGFYEPQHGAITIDGRDIRGLSKQALRKHMGIVLQDPFLFAGDIKFNVSLYNKDITLERVKSALRDVGAASFVEQLPGGYDEPVVERGNTLSSGQRQLISFARALAFDPSILILDEATASIDSETEGLIQQALKVVSEGRTTLVIAHRLSTIREADQILVLHRGEIVERGNHRELMTLQGRYFKMYQLQTGEGHAAAAPGSGGAVTASAGPMV; translated from the coding sequence ATGAACCAATCGACGACGAGACGGCTGCTTGGCTACGCGCTCGTCTACAAGTACCGGATTATTGCGGCGCTGCTCATCCTATGCTGTGCGGTTGGCGCGGAGCTTGCGGGACCTTTTATTACAAAGACGATCATCGATAAGCATCTTTCCATTAAAGAGAATGATCTGCCGGCTGTGCTGCGGCTGCTCGGACTTTATCTGGGGCTGCTGGTTACAGCGGGCGTCTGCAACTTTACACAATCCTATCTGCTGCAAATAACTGCGCTGCGGATTATTAAGAACATGCGGATGGACTTGATGCGCCATATTGGCCGGATACCTTTGCGTTATTTTGACAATACGCCGATTGGACAGGTTGTATCGCGGATTGCGAACGATACAGAAGCAGTGCGCGATCTGTTCATGAGCTTCATGGCGACATTCGTGGTGAGCGCGGTGCAGCTGACGGGGATATTCACAGCCTTGTTCATTCTTGACGCGCGGCTCGCGCTGTTCGCGCTCTTGCTGCCGCCGTTGTTCGCGGTCATCATGTACATTCACTTGAAGTATTCGAAAATCTTCATCACCATCATGCGAGCGCGCTTGAGTGACATGAATGCGATGATTAATGAGTCCATCGTCGTCATGCCGATTATCCAAGCATTCCGTCGCGAAAAGATAACGCTGGATGAGTTCGAGGTGCTGAACGAGGATCGCTACGTGAATCAAGTGAAGCAGTTCCGCGTGTTCTCGTTATCTTCGCGGAATATCGTCGGCACGATCGGCAGCTTGGTGACGGCTGGCGTTGTGTGGTATTTTGGCGGTCGCTCGCTGGAGACAGGCATTGAGTTCGGCGTGTTCTATGCGTTTATTGATTATTTGGGACGGGTTTTCCTGCCGATTATCGGGATCTTCGACCAGCTGACAAATGCTCAGCGGGCTTTCGTCTCCGCGGAGAAGGTGTTCGCGATTATGGATCTGGAAGGCTCAGAAGTGGACGATGCTTCGGGCGAAGGGCGTCCGGAAGGCGTCGTGAAGTTTGACGGTGTTACGTTCGCGTACAAGGAAGGCGAGAACGTGCTGAAGAACATCTCGTTTGAAGCACGCAAAGGGGAAACGGTAGCGTTGGTCGGTCACACCGGCTCGGGCAAAAGCTCCATCATGAACCTGCTGCTCGGCTTCTATGAGCCGCAGCATGGCGCGATTACGATCGACGGCCGCGATATTCGCGGCTTGTCGAAGCAGGCGCTGCGCAAGCACATGGGCATCGTGCTGCAGGATCCGTTCTTGTTCGCAGGCGACATTAAGTTTAATGTCAGCCTGTACAACAAGGACATTACGCTTGAGCGCGTGAAGAGCGCACTGCGTGATGTCGGCGCAGCTTCTTTCGTCGAGCAGCTGCCTGGCGGCTATGACGAGCCGGTTGTAGAGCGCGGCAATACGCTGTCGAGCGGACAGCGGCAGCTGATTTCTTTTGCGAGGGCGCTGGCGTTCGACCCGAGCATTCTCATTCTCGATGAGGCAACGGCGAGCATCGACAGCGAGACGGAGGGCCTCATCCAGCAGGCGCTGAAAGTCGTCAGCGAAGGCCGGACGACGCTTGTCATCGCGCATCGGCTCTCGACAATTCGCGAGGCCGATCAAATTCTCGTCCTGCACCGCGGCGAGATTGTCGAGCGCGGAAACCACCGCGAACTGATGACGCTGCAAGGCCGGTACTTTAAGATGTACCAGCTGCAGACCGGCGAAGGCCATGCAGCTGCCGCGCCGGGCAGCGGCGGCGCAGTCACAGCGTCGGCGGGGCCGATGGTGTAG
- a CDS encoding S66 family peptidase: MSKIQYPQLQSHSTIGVTAPSSGVDPSRYQWLEQTRERLGATGLQVQFGDTVWTQNKAKSAPAAKRAEEFNAMIQAADVDLIIPPWGGELLIELIDQVEYDKLPCKWVMGYSDLSVLLLAITLKTGIATAHGTNIVDLRGEETDELTAMWRPVLSTKAGGSVIQRSSSCYQKEWPMDSGPSVFKLTEPTTWRTLLTGGQQAEGKLRLEGRLLGGCIDVIRHLIGTPYGDVAAFREAYIPGEKLLWYLENCELNTADVRRSLVQMKLAGWFEHCSGIMFGRSPANRPVENYTIEDVYTDLADELGLPIVYDIDCGHVPPQLTLINGAFAEVEVDVDAGSGTVKQYFR, encoded by the coding sequence ATGAGCAAAATCCAATATCCACAGCTGCAAAGCCATTCGACAATCGGTGTAACCGCACCATCCTCCGGGGTAGATCCGAGCCGTTATCAATGGTTGGAGCAGACTCGTGAGCGACTAGGCGCCACCGGGTTGCAGGTTCAATTCGGAGACACGGTATGGACGCAAAATAAAGCGAAATCCGCGCCAGCAGCCAAGCGAGCAGAAGAGTTTAATGCGATGATACAAGCGGCTGATGTGGATTTGATCATACCGCCGTGGGGCGGCGAGCTGCTCATTGAACTCATAGACCAAGTGGAATATGACAAGCTGCCATGCAAATGGGTGATGGGTTACTCGGACCTCAGCGTGCTGCTGCTTGCCATTACGCTGAAGACGGGCATTGCGACAGCGCATGGAACGAATATCGTTGATCTTCGCGGCGAGGAGACCGATGAGCTGACTGCGATGTGGCGGCCCGTTCTGTCAACGAAGGCAGGCGGGTCCGTTATCCAGCGATCTTCCAGCTGCTATCAGAAAGAGTGGCCGATGGATAGTGGCCCGAGTGTGTTCAAGTTGACGGAGCCGACGACGTGGCGCACGCTATTGACAGGCGGACAACAGGCCGAGGGCAAGCTGCGGCTGGAAGGCAGACTCCTTGGCGGCTGCATCGATGTCATTCGGCACTTAATCGGTACACCTTATGGCGATGTAGCTGCCTTTAGAGAAGCATACATTCCGGGGGAGAAGCTGCTGTGGTACCTCGAGAACTGCGAGCTGAACACTGCGGATGTGCGCAGGTCGCTCGTTCAGATGAAGCTGGCAGGCTGGTTCGAGCATTGCTCCGGCATTATGTTCGGACGCAGCCCGGCGAATCGTCCGGTTGAGAATTATACGATTGAGGATGTCTATACTGATCTGGCAGACGAGCTCGGATTGCCGATCGTCTACGATATCGACTGCGGGCATGTGCCGCCGCAGCTGACGCTAATCAATGGTGCGTTTGCTGAAGTGGAAGTAGACGTTGATGCGGGCAGCGGAACGGTTAAGCAGTATTTTAGATAG
- a CDS encoding DMT family transporter encodes MPRLIYAALLGLSLIWGGSFYFIKILLHDFGPWSIAFLRSGFGLLVVVVIMTVFKKPFGFRTIPWLAMFIMALINTAVPWTLIGFSEQRLTSSLASILNATTPVWTIVVGIAFFGNKSSRMQWIGLATATIGVIILLGIRPGTLLSFDGIGLIGMLCATLAYAIGSHLSKRLSLRGLTMYQITYGTLLSSTAVSGIFAFSTESITWAHLTSADNVPMFLSLGMLGSGFAYILFYYMVEKGSAEFASMVTYLVPCTALIWGSTLLGESIKWNMLVGLVIILGGVFIASRKPRTGDVIKSREARSS; translated from the coding sequence TTGCCTAGACTCATCTATGCCGCGCTTCTGGGACTCAGTCTCATTTGGGGCGGTTCGTTTTATTTTATCAAAATATTGCTGCATGACTTCGGCCCATGGTCCATCGCTTTTCTTCGCTCGGGCTTCGGTCTTCTTGTTGTAGTGGTCATTATGACGGTGTTTAAGAAGCCTTTCGGATTTCGGACAATCCCGTGGCTGGCGATGTTCATCATGGCGCTCATTAATACCGCCGTGCCGTGGACGTTAATCGGCTTCAGCGAGCAGCGGCTGACGAGCAGCCTCGCTTCCATCCTGAATGCAACGACGCCGGTATGGACAATTGTGGTCGGCATTGCCTTCTTCGGCAACAAGTCGAGTCGGATGCAGTGGATCGGACTTGCGACAGCTACGATTGGCGTGATCATCCTGCTGGGCATTCGCCCCGGTACGCTCCTCTCTTTTGACGGAATCGGACTGATTGGCATGCTGTGCGCGACGTTGGCCTATGCGATCGGCTCGCATTTGTCCAAACGATTGTCGCTTCGCGGATTGACCATGTACCAGATTACATACGGCACGCTGCTGAGCAGTACGGCGGTAAGCGGGATTTTCGCATTTTCTACCGAATCTATTACTTGGGCGCATCTGACTTCGGCGGATAATGTCCCGATGTTCCTTAGTCTCGGCATGCTCGGCTCGGGCTTCGCCTACATCCTGTTCTATTATATGGTGGAGAAAGGAAGCGCCGAATTTGCGTCGATGGTGACGTACTTGGTGCCATGCACGGCATTAATCTGGGGCTCCACGCTGCTTGGCGAGTCGATCAAATGGAATATGCTCGTTGGGCTCGTCATTATACTTGGTGGCGTGTTTATCGCAAGCCGCAAACCGAGAACAGGCGATGTGATTAAGTCAAGGGAAGCACGGTCAAGCTAG
- a CDS encoding MGMT family protein produces the protein MAALQPFTERVIAVIRSIPAGSVMTYGQIAEQAGSPRAARQVVRILHSLSEKHNLPWHRVINAKGEIAIANDEGRFMQRYLLEEEGVYVNPAGFVDLEQYRYEPAPNY, from the coding sequence TTGGCAGCGCTTCAACCGTTTACCGAGCGAGTCATTGCCGTTATCCGCAGCATCCCGGCCGGGAGCGTTATGACGTATGGCCAAATTGCCGAACAAGCCGGCAGTCCTAGAGCCGCAAGGCAGGTCGTTCGCATTCTTCACTCGCTCAGCGAGAAGCATAATCTGCCTTGGCACCGCGTCATTAACGCCAAAGGCGAGATCGCGATCGCGAACGACGAAGGCCGATTTATGCAGCGTTATTTGCTGGAGGAGGAGGGCGTGTACGTTAATCCTGCAGGCTTCGTTGATTTAGAGCAGTACCGGTATGAGCCGGCACCGAATTACTAA